The Leishmania major strain Friedlin complete genome, chromosome 23 nucleotide sequence GGGGGCAAAGCGTAGTGTGGTCTGCATCACATCCTTGCCCGCGGAGGATGCGAGGAGTGTGGTGTGACGAGCACAGATGGCTTGGTGCCGTGCTGGCTTCCGGTTGCGCTGCACACTCGGGGGCCCACCACCATGATGAGGCGAAGAGGGCCCAGGACAGAGGGTTGTGCGACTGGGCATGCACGCCTGGCTATCTTGGACTTGTTCTTGTAGGCGCGAACACAGAGGGCGGGGTGATGGTCTGAGAGAGCCATGATGCAGCGAGTGTGGTGCGGGCCGCGGCTGGGCCTCTGAGGCGCCGTGATGCAGGGAGCCCAGCGTGCCGGCGTAGAGTCGACaaacgccgcggctgcctctGTGTACCTTGCCGGCGCGGCACTGACTTATTGGGGGAGCAAGCCCAAGAGGGTCTACATCGGAGCGGGGTGAGGATGGAGGCTGTACGGGTGCGGCTGGAGCCTGTCGCGCAGTCGTCGCGAGGCGATTTGCTCGAGGGGCTTTTTGTGCCGGGTACTGGTCGGCGTCACAGGGCAGGGCGGTAGGGCGCGGGACCACCACCGGGCATGCGCGGCATCAGGAGGGGCCCATGGTGGTCCTACCCCTTTTTCCATGTAGCGGCAACGCGGCCGGGGGCAACACTCTTGTTGTAGATGTCCAGCCGCGCTCTCTTGCTGTGCACCAGGAGGGCCTTGACGCTCTCAGGGTGAACCTTGTCGACGCCCGGggcggagcggctgtggAACAAGTAGCATACAAGGAAAGGATAACGTGAGCAGCGGGAAAGATGGTGTTCATGCCAGAGGGGTCCTCGTGGTTGGGTTGATAAGAAGGGCTTCTTTGGTCTTTCTCGCCGTATGCGGCGTCAACGTTGCGAATAGTCTCCCCGTCCGTGCCCATCGAgggcaacacacacacacacacacacgtgtgtgcagaTGAACGAAACGCATGCAAGcaagcgtgcgtgcgtgttgtgcTAGCTCCTCGACACTGTTTTtcatgcccccctccccctaacACCAATCACAACTGatgtatacatgtatatCCCATAACATAGATGCCATTCAAGTACATCGACCAAAGATAGCAGAGAACGTTGCAAACgggtgaggtggtggtgggagtggtggtggggaggcaGACGACGCCGTGTCCGCCTTGATAAGCACTTTCCCTTGTCGTTtcctctgtgtgcgtgtgtgcacgcgttcCGTTGACTGGGGTGTTCGGCGAACCACAACAGAGTGGACAGGGAAAAGGTAAGGGGAGGGTGTAGACAGCTTTAGTGTACGTCgcgcaacaacgacaacactACAATCTTCCCTCCACGAGATATCGTGCAGCTACGATGGCGGCAGAATATGGAACAATAACGGTGAAAAAAAAGCACACAGGCAACCCTTGTGCCCATGCGCATCTCCCTACTACTTCctctgcccttctcctcttcggCATGGAGAGCAGCGCAGGGTGTCAACACACGTATGTCCTTATATATGgaaacagcaaaaaaaaaacgggggaggggaggacgTGGAATCACACACCAGCCCCCGACGGACACCATTCAGCGTggatcctcctcctccatatCGCCATTAGTCATCCCTTGTGGCCGTAGATGGCAACACCACGCGGCCGCACCTTAGAAGCGATAACGGTAGCGGATGATGGGCACATCaacgtcgtcgttgtcgccaATCATGCCCGTGACCACGAGGTCAAAGTAGTCGATGCCGTCCTGCACCTTTTCGCCTTTATCTTGCGCAACCTCTGAGACACGCTTCTCCTTGTCCTTCGCCTTCCCGCCAAACTCGGTGTAGATCATTTTTCCATTCTTGAGCGCAATCATGAACACTTCGAGCTCGTAGCGGTCGTGCAGTagctgcaccagctcctTGACAAGCATGTCACGACCCTCCGAGACGTCGATGCGGTCCCAGATGCCCCATCGCAGCTTCTTGCCGCTCGGCAGTGCGTACGAGTGGCTCGGCGCGATGATCGGGTCCGAGAAGGCAATGAATGGGAGAGCGATATTCACAAATGCGCTGCGGAAAAGTGTCACCAGCTTCTCTGGCTCCTCATCCGCGTCAAGGTAGAAGTTGCCGTGGCTACTGCCTGTCCCATTCACGGCGGGCTTCCGCGCGTGATGGAACTGGATGAGAAGGTACTTGAGCATTTCAAAGCCGACGAGCCCCGTGACGAGAGACGTGGTTGTCACCATGGCAGGGATGATGTTGCCTGCGATGCGCTTCGTCTGGTTGAAGTCTGCGACAGGGATGCTGTAGGCTCGAGCGCGTAGATTGGAGCAGTACGTGATAAACTGCACGTGATGATTTGTGATGTCGTCCTTGTCGAACTCCTCAGCTCTCATGCGGCGAGAGCCGAAGTGAGCAACCGGGGGCAGCTGCTCCACTGTCAGCCCCCTGGAAGACGACGTCTGCTGCGATGTCTGACTCTCGGACGTGGCGAACACGGCGTGGCGCGGTACAAAGTCGGGCACtgtcacggccgccgccagtCGGGCCGTTTCCTCCTtggagagcgagaaggcCGGTAGCTGGTACACTTTGGCGAAGAGGCAGGCGCAGTGGTAGACAAACTCGGTGTCCTGCTCCGAGTTGACGTCGAACTCCTGTGGTGTCGGTGGCTTCTTTGCACCGCCCCAGAACAGCTGCCCGTCCTCGTTGCGCTTGTCAAGCGGGATGCTgtgcaggagctggcggaAGCCGTCGTTGAAGTGCTCCTGGTACAGAAGACGCGCGAGTCTTACACAGTTTTGCTCATTTTGGGGCCATCGGCTCAGCGCGTCGTTCACATTCTGCAAggccgcatcagcagcagccgggTCGTTGCGTAGACTGTTCGCGAAGGCGACCGGGTCGTTCAGGTACTGGTTCACGTCCGCCGGCACGCTAACGAAGAGCAAGTGAAACAGATCGCGGGCCCACTGAATCGTGTGCTCGATCGCGTTCGGGAAGTTCTTGAGCGTGCAGAGCGGGATGCCCTTCTCCGGCGGGTcgtagctgctgctgtagcTCTCCGTCACAAACGGGATAGCGGGCTGCATGTTGCACTTCGTGCCGAGCGTTCCGctctccagcagcggcttcTGATAAAACAGACAGCGGCTGTCCACGTACTTGCGACTCATGACGTTGTCCAGCGCATTGAGGATGACCGCCTGTTGCACCCAAAAGTCCTCGTTAAAGATCGCCTCCGTCTCCGGTCCCATCTTGGCCTCGTACGCCGTTATCTTCACATCGGCGTTGATGTGGCCGGCCGCCTCAGCTGCCACGACGGACTTTGGGCGGCCAATGTGGTGGTTGCGGAAGAGGAACTGTCGAGACAGGTTGCTCATCTCAATCGTGTCCATGTCCGTGATGGACACCTCGCCGAAACCCATCAAAGCAACATTCTTGATGAGCTCGCAGCcgagcgcgccggcgccgacgatGAACGCCTTCTGCTGCCGTAGGTACTCCTGAAACGCGTGGCCGAGCACTGCCTCCTGGCCGGCATACCGTGAtcgcgccgccggcgcatCGGGGaacaccgccgctgacgaggacAAGGTCGACGCAGAGACGGTCTTCGCTCCGTACTGCCacacctgcagcacctcaCGCGCGTCATAGTACACCCACTGGTGCAGCGGTGTGAACTTTCCGCTGCACAccttcagcgcctcctgcgccgccatGCCACCAATAAAGCACGCCATCGGGTTCAGGTCACCGCCAAAGACAGGCAACAGCGTGCGCATGACGGTTGCCTCTGCGTTCGGGTTAATggcctgcgccgccttcacTACAGCCTCCACTTCAGCCGGCGAGGTTGGCGCGCAGCCGTGGCGGGCGACCGCAGTGAACATTGCGTGCAGCGTGGTGGCCGCTGTGTACTTCTCTTCTTTGTCAAAGATCATGAGGCACTCGGGGTTGTCGAGACACTCGCCGAGCGTCCTGTAGTGCTCCCTGCGCCCCTTCTTGGTGGTGTGCAGGTAAGCGCTCGTCCCAACATGGATGATTGTGCCAGCGCTGACGAGCTCCGAAACGCCTTTCAGGCGCATAGTGTGTGGCGAGATGACCTCGGCCACCTCGAACAGTTTCCACGCCGATGGCGTCGCCGGCTCCGTCGTGTTGGCCTGCGGTAACTCCGTGAGACCTGTAAAGTATACCTTGCTGCCGATCTCGCATTCGTGGTTTTTTTCCTCGTGCAACGTGACGAGACCATCCGACGACATAGCCGTCACCACGCAGGTGACCGTGTCCTCGCCGTCCGTGTCCACAATGTCCAACGATTCGCCGCCGTCCACGAAGATGCAGCCGCAAACGCCGCGGCTCTCGCAGCTGATGAACTTCACCTTGTTCTCCCGCGCCACCTTGTTCGCTGCCGCTAGGGTGGACGTGTAAGCATTCGTGTAGATCACTACATGCACCGCGGGGATGTGCAAGAGTGGGTCGCCGCTAACGGACGAGACCTCGACGAAGCGGTTGAGCTCCTTGGCGGcctgcgccacagcagcaccacgtgCCTTTCCTACATCATCCGGCCGCAAAAAGAAGTTCGTGCCGAGATCCTCAATGGTCACCACAGCGTCGTCCAGCACCTTGACGCTCTTCACGCCAGTGAGTACAACGTTCTTGATAATCTCTGCACTGAGGCCtgtggcgccgacgacgagcACATGCGTCGAGCCGTATTTCGCCTGCGTCTCCGACCCTACAACGTACTCCTGGCGGCTGTACAACTGCCTCTTTTGCTCCTCCTCGGACAACATGATGCCCCGCTTGCGTGGTGCGCGCGCCTGAGTATGAGTGCGTGGTACCTTTACCCGCGTCCGTGCCAGTAACAACCACGGAACAACAATGGAAACAATCAATaaaaaataataataataacCGCTGATACGAAGTCCAATCTGCTTCTGCTATGGAGgtgggagagaagagaaccGGCGCCGGGGCGCGGGGGTGAGGGCGAGAGCAAATGCGTTCTAATAACGTAATCAAGTATCACACAAACCAGGTccaaacaaaagaaaaacaggGCAGGGCGCCTCCTCCAACCACAACAAAGGTATGGCCACCGAGACAAAGGGGAGAAAAGGGAACCACGGTGAAGATGAAGCTGACGGATGACGCGagggagcagcgcagcgctgcggcaggaaAAGGCAGGAATAGATGGGGTGGTGAGATTGGGAAGGGGGTGAGATGCGCAAAAAGAAACCAACAAAAGACGACACCACCATGGCAGCAGGGACGCACCTTTCATTCTCCGACCTCCCTCGTGTTGATCGGTGCTTGTATGCTCTTGCTTTGGCTCGGTGTGTTGGTTGCGCAGCCTctgagaaaaaaaaacgatgaaAAGCAGCACACAGCTTGGCAACTCGACAAGAGTGAAACGAAGAAGAATGCCCCTCGCTTCTGTCGAATCACTTTTCTGCACACCAAAGCCCATACTTTGTGAGCTGGTATGCATGCGCGTTCGTGCTCCAAGGCAGCCCATGCGCGCGAGCGGCAACGATTTTATTatcttctttttctgttcAACACGTCCATTCCTCTGTCGTCAAACATTTGCCGATACTCACCCACTACCCTACCAGGCCCTGTCATCAggcgcctcccccttcccctcccacaccgacacaccgacacacacatccgcgtgtgtgcgaagcagcgctagacacacgcgtgcgttacagcgatgcgccgactcggccATCCGAGCACGGCCCCTACCTCCAACCTTGCCCACCCGCCTCGCAGATCGcttcgcagcagctgccatCATGCAGGTCGCCACCTCGCACGCCCCCCTCGCAGTGACACTCCGGCTCGCCACCacaccagcaacggcagcgagggccaggggggggggcatgcgTTCGAGTCACGTCTACACTTCGCCTAACCGTATGTATGGCACAGgcgtgctcgctgcggcaggtCGCTCAggcgcaacgccatccagaacctcaccgccggcatcggcagcgatACATTGCTCTGACCTCGCTATGTCGTAGGCGCTTGACTGTGTCACGaccagaggtggctcggCATGGGCAGGGCATAAGGAGGGGCAGCCGGGCCTCCCCGCACGTAGAGTGGGGGTACTGGATCCTTATACCGTGCTGAGGCGCCCCCGTCACGAGGGTGTGCGTCGATAATGCCAACGAATGAAAACGAAAACAGGAGTCGAAGAAAGGAAAGTGTAAGAAGAGGATTCAGGAGAAATGCAAGAGGACGATGATGGACAGCCGCTGAGGGCAGCACAAGCAGCCCTTCTCTACGGCATCCCCTTCCTATCCCCTCGCGTTCGCTCATAGGATGCGTGAGATACATGGCCAGCTGCTTCGCTGTTCGCGCCCTCCTGCTCCAtcacgcacgcagctgcagtccGCCGTCAGGTCTCTGGAGTTCATGGAAGCAAACATCATGCGTCGGTGGTCACTGGCATGTGAATGAGGCGAAGGTAGGCGGCCGCACTTtggtcgtcgtcgcgcaCGCTACCTTTTTCCTTCTCGAGGTAGCGAGGGGCTGTGCCTGTTTGCTGTGAGTTTTGATTACGAAGCACTCACGTGCATGCAGCCGGCCCCCCTACGCGTCGCGGCGGGAAGGAGAGTGGGGCAGAAAAGATGATCGGAGAACCGGCACAAGGAGTTTCTCGTTGCGGGTACGCATGTTTAATAACGAAACATCTCCATACGAGCGCGGCCTTGCACGTACTCATGTCTGCCTGACCGTCGGTGTCTACTTGGCCCTATATTCGTGCAGGCGCATGCTGCTTCTAGATCGAGTCGGTTACGTCACAAAAACacttccacacacacacacacacacgcagctgTACTGAAAAGCGAGTGAGCAACAAAgaagtggggggggggcaaacaacaaaaaaaaacagccAAGCATAACGGCTaaacaaaaacaacaacgacaacaacaacgaatGCTGAAAAGGA carries:
- a CDS encoding putative ubiquitin-activating enzyme e1, translated to MLSEEEQKRQLYSRQEYVVGSETQAKYGSTHVLVVGATGLSAEIIKNVVLTGVKSVKVLDDAVVTIEDLGTNFFLRPDDVGKARGAAVAQAAKELNRFVEVSSVSGDPLLHIPAVHVVIYTNAYTSTLAAANKVARENKVKFISCESRGVCGCIFVDGGESLDIVDTDGEDTVTCVVTAMSSDGLVTLHEEKNHECEIGSKVYFTGLTELPQANTTEPATPSAWKLFEVAEVISPHTMRLKGVSELVSAGTIIHVGTSAYLHTTKKGRREHYRTLGECLDNPECLMIFDKEEKYTAATTLHAMFTAVARHGCAPTSPAEVEAVVKAAQAINPNAEATVMRTLLPVFGGDLNPMACFIGGMAAQEALKVCSGKFTPLHQWVYYDAREVLQVWQYGAKTVSASTLSSSAAVFPDAPAARSRYAGQEAVLGHAFQEYLRQQKAFIVGAGALGCELIKNVALMGFGEVSITDMDTIEMSNLSRQFLFRNHHIGRPKSVVAAEAAGHINADVKITAYEAKMGPETEAIFNEDFWVQQAVILNALDNVMSRKYVDSRCLFYQKPLLESGTLGTKCNMQPAIPFVTESYSSSYDPPEKGIPLCTLKNFPNAIEHTIQWARDLFHLLFVSVPADVNQYLNDPVAFANSLRNDPAAADAALQNVNDALSRWPQNEQNCVRLARLLYQEHFNDGFRQLLHSIPLDKRNEDGQLFWGGAKKPPTPQEFDVNSEQDTEFVYHCACLFAKVYQLPAFSLSKEETARLAAAVTVPDFVPRHAVFATSESQTSQQTSSSRGLTVEQLPPVAHFGSRRMRAEEFDKDDITNHHVQFITYCSNLRARAYSIPVADFNQTKRIAGNIIPAMVTTTSLVTGLVGFEMLKYLLIQFHHARKPAVNGTGSSHGNFYLDADEEPEKLVTLFRSAFVNIALPFIAFSDPIIAPSHSYALPSGKKLRWGIWDRIDVSEGRDMLVKELVQLLHDRYELEVFMIALKNGKMIYTEFGGKAKDKEKRVSEVAQDKGEKVQDGIDYFDLVVTGMIGDNDDVDVPIIRYRYRF